From the Flavimarina sp. Hel_I_48 genome, one window contains:
- a CDS encoding cyclase family protein produces the protein MKATFTIDKKPVYVNLSKPIDISIPVRSGEKNPLAWYIDPPEITPVVEGKWVAKVSEGAVVNFNNIYYNPHAHCTHTECVGHITEEFHSINDCLKTFFFKAELITIPPTSKGEDYIITKNQVEKALKGKTPEAVIIRTLPNSREKAQRNWSHTNWPYLLEEAAVFFRQIGVKHLLIDLPSVDRENDEGVLASHNAFWNTAGDTRFDATITEMIFVPHTVKDGCYLLNLQIASFENDATPSKPILYFIE, from the coding sequence ATGAAAGCGACCTTCACGATTGACAAAAAACCGGTTTACGTAAATCTTTCAAAACCCATTGACATTTCTATACCGGTGCGCTCAGGTGAAAAAAATCCGCTGGCATGGTATATTGACCCCCCAGAAATCACGCCCGTGGTAGAAGGTAAATGGGTCGCTAAAGTAAGTGAGGGCGCAGTGGTCAACTTCAATAATATTTACTACAATCCCCATGCGCACTGCACGCATACAGAGTGCGTGGGGCATATTACCGAAGAATTTCACAGTATCAATGATTGCCTTAAAACCTTTTTCTTTAAAGCGGAACTGATCACCATTCCGCCCACGTCAAAAGGGGAAGATTATATCATCACAAAAAACCAGGTAGAGAAGGCGCTCAAGGGAAAAACACCAGAGGCCGTCATAATCCGTACCCTGCCCAATAGCCGCGAGAAAGCCCAGCGCAACTGGTCGCACACAAACTGGCCTTACCTGCTGGAAGAAGCGGCGGTTTTCTTTAGGCAAATAGGAGTAAAGCATTTATTGATCGATTTGCCCAGTGTAGACCGGGAAAATGACGAGGGCGTTCTTGCAAGTCACAATGCCTTCTGGAACACTGCGGGAGATACCCGATTTGATGCCACGATTACCGAGATGATTTTTGTGCCGCATACCGTAAAAGATGGCTGCTATTTACTGAATTTACAGATAGCATCTTTTGAAAACGATGCCACACCAAGTAAACCAATCCTTTACTTTATTGAATAA
- a CDS encoding MmcQ/YjbR family DNA-binding protein, translating into MNVEEFYTFCLSKPGVAEEFPFDRETLVFKVMGKIFVLTSMNTWESGAPQMNVKCDPGQAVELREKFPDQVFPGYHMNKKHWNTVHINAGLPDAQIHHFINHSYDLVVSKLPKAKRPQPLS; encoded by the coding sequence ATGAATGTTGAAGAATTCTATACATTTTGCCTTTCTAAACCGGGAGTTGCCGAAGAATTTCCATTTGATAGGGAAACGCTCGTCTTTAAGGTAATGGGCAAAATTTTTGTCCTGACTTCAATGAATACCTGGGAATCTGGTGCGCCGCAGATGAACGTGAAGTGCGATCCAGGGCAGGCAGTTGAGTTGCGCGAGAAATTTCCAGATCAGGTTTTTCCTGGCTATCATATGAACAAAAAACACTGGAATACCGTACATATAAATGCCGGACTACCAGATGCACAAATCCATCATTTTATAAACCACAGTTACGATCTGGTCGTAAGCAAACTTCCTAAAGCAAAAAGGCCACAACCTCTATCGTAA
- a CDS encoding SDR family oxidoreductase has product MQINLAHKKALVGGSSAGIGKAIAYQLAASGASVTLMSHSEEKLKRIVADLPTHQGQNHKYLVVDFNDFEAYKRLISGYFEEHSIDILINNTQGPPAGTALEIQVVDYQNAFDLLFKITVLNTELALKNMQKNKWGRIINVASVSVREPLSYLVLSNSIRAAVVTWAKSLAAEVGKDQITVNSVLTGYFDTQRIADLNAKKAKEQNSSADKVLQEMESKVPVGRIGKPEEYGFLVAFLASEQASYITGTQIPIDGGLLKSI; this is encoded by the coding sequence ATGCAAATCAATTTAGCCCATAAAAAAGCCCTCGTAGGCGGTAGCAGTGCCGGGATAGGGAAAGCTATCGCCTACCAACTAGCAGCAAGCGGTGCGAGCGTGACGCTGATGTCACACAGTGAGGAAAAACTAAAGCGAATCGTTGCAGACCTGCCCACGCACCAGGGACAAAACCATAAATATCTTGTAGTTGATTTTAATGATTTTGAAGCGTATAAAAGGCTGATTTCAGGCTATTTTGAAGAGCATTCCATTGATATTTTAATCAATAATACGCAAGGTCCGCCGGCAGGAACCGCACTAGAAATTCAGGTTGTGGATTATCAGAACGCCTTTGATCTACTTTTTAAAATCACCGTCTTGAATACAGAACTGGCGCTGAAAAATATGCAGAAAAACAAGTGGGGGCGCATTATAAATGTGGCTTCCGTTTCTGTGCGGGAACCTTTGTCCTATCTGGTGTTGTCAAACAGCATTCGGGCTGCGGTAGTCACCTGGGCAAAAAGTCTCGCTGCGGAAGTGGGCAAAGACCAGATCACCGTAAACAGCGTGCTTACCGGTTATTTTGATACGCAGCGTATCGCTGATCTCAATGCAAAAAAAGCGAAAGAGCAAAATAGTAGTGCAGACAAAGTGTTACAGGAAATGGAATCAAAAGTACCCGTGGGAAGAATTGGCAAACCCGAAGAATATGGCTTTCTGGTTGCATTCTTAGCCTCTGAACAAGCGTCATATATCACCGGAACGCAAATCCCAATAGACGGTGGCTTGTTGAAAAGCATATAG
- a CDS encoding DUF4260 domain-containing protein — protein MKTLLKIEELGQFLLAMFLFSQLDLSWWWFFGLLFAPDIGMLGYLVNPKVGALAYTIFHHKALAIFLLLTGFYAGNLVLEMAGIILFAHASFDRIWGYGLKYEKGFKYTHLGEIGA, from the coding sequence ATGAAGACACTTTTAAAGATTGAAGAATTAGGCCAATTCCTCTTGGCCATGTTTCTTTTTAGCCAGTTGGATCTGAGTTGGTGGTGGTTTTTCGGTTTATTGTTTGCGCCAGATATTGGTATGCTTGGGTACCTGGTGAACCCAAAAGTTGGTGCGCTGGCTTATACTATTTTCCATCATAAAGCCCTGGCCATTTTTTTGTTGTTGACAGGTTTTTATGCAGGGAACCTGGTGCTGGAAATGGCTGGGATTATTTTATTCGCACATGCCAGTTTTGATCGTATTTGGGGCTACGGTTTAAAATATGAGAAAGGATTTAAGTATACGCACCTGGGTGAAATAGGAGCTTAA
- the ruvC gene encoding crossover junction endodeoxyribonuclease RuvC yields the protein MKSEKVILGIDPGTTIMGFGLIRVVDKKMEFIQLNELVLTKYKDPYVKLKLIFERTIELIDTHHPDEMALEAPFYGKNVQSMLKLGRAQGVAMAAGLSRQIPVTEYMPKKIKMAITGNGNASKEQVAKMLQSLLGLKTLPKNLDSTDGLAAAVCHHFNSGRVEVGKSYSGWASFVSQNEKRVVPPARKGGVQKK from the coding sequence TTGAAATCAGAAAAAGTCATTCTAGGCATAGATCCCGGAACCACAATTATGGGTTTTGGCCTCATACGCGTGGTAGATAAAAAAATGGAGTTCATCCAGCTCAACGAACTTGTGCTCACAAAGTATAAAGATCCCTACGTAAAACTGAAACTTATTTTTGAACGCACCATAGAACTTATTGACACCCATCATCCTGATGAAATGGCGCTGGAAGCTCCCTTTTACGGTAAAAATGTACAATCTATGCTAAAACTGGGCCGCGCGCAGGGTGTGGCCATGGCCGCCGGACTTTCGCGCCAGATTCCTGTTACTGAATATATGCCCAAAAAGATAAAAATGGCCATTACCGGTAATGGGAACGCCAGTAAAGAACAGGTTGCAAAAATGCTGCAAAGCTTGCTGGGACTTAAAACCCTGCCCAAAAACCTGGATAGTACCGATGGCCTTGCCGCCGCGGTATGCCATCACTTCAATTCCGGAAGGGTGGAGGTAGGTAAAAGTTATTCTGGGTGGGCATCGTTTGTAAGTCAGAATGAGAAAAGGGTTGTCCCCCCTGCCCGCAAAGGGGGAGTTCAAAAAAAGTAA
- a CDS encoding MutS-related protein, translated as MSDPVAHYTKNIEDYKTQLAAVRKKLLTSSSIRLVLFLTACAGIYFAWGNTQIILAIIVVFIIIFLFLVSKHSDLQYKRGFLEELIKINTTEIKVLHRDFHDLPDGDKFKNGQHAFSMDIDLFGRGSFFQYLNRTRLDPGAEKLANIFTENSIANIPQKQEAIQELSAKSAWRQTFSATAALVKTEVPVTFILKWLKAYKPYVPQTMRYIPQVFSLISLVVFVLYYFDILPIMVLVSWFFVGLAISGAFIKKTNKLAEYTSKTQTTFDQYYKLLIQLENEEFTSALLREKMANIAPENGKKASEIVKILSKRLSAFDQRGNLLVGTFTNAFMLSDLRHGYAIEQWIANHAEQISDWFEVIAFFDAYNSLGNFSFNHTRYTFPEIKTDAKILESTAASHPLLDSKKAVSNDFSIDEEQFFIITGANMAGKSTFLRTVSLQIVMANVGLPVCAASASYTPIKLITSMRTTDSLTDDASYFFSELKRLQFIVKAIQTDRYFIILDEILKGTNSTDKAIGSRKFIDKLVASHSTGIIATHDLSLCAAADELPPVENYYFDAEIKNDELFFDYTFKKGICQNMNASFLLRKMNIIDA; from the coding sequence ATGTCAGATCCAGTAGCGCACTACACAAAGAATATTGAGGATTATAAAACGCAGCTTGCTGCCGTCAGGAAAAAATTACTTACAAGCAGTTCTATTCGTTTGGTTCTCTTTCTTACGGCCTGTGCAGGTATATATTTTGCGTGGGGAAATACACAGATAATCCTGGCGATTATAGTGGTTTTTATCATTATTTTCCTGTTTTTAGTCTCAAAACATAGTGATTTACAGTATAAAAGGGGTTTTCTGGAGGAACTTATTAAGATCAATACCACGGAGATCAAAGTACTCCATAGGGATTTTCACGATTTGCCAGATGGGGATAAATTTAAAAATGGCCAGCATGCTTTTAGTATGGATATTGACCTGTTTGGCCGTGGTTCCTTCTTTCAATATTTAAACCGAACCCGTTTAGATCCAGGTGCCGAAAAACTGGCCAATATTTTTACCGAAAATTCCATAGCAAACATTCCGCAAAAGCAGGAAGCGATACAAGAACTTTCAGCGAAAAGCGCGTGGCGGCAAACGTTCTCAGCTACGGCCGCCCTGGTAAAAACCGAAGTTCCGGTTACTTTTATCTTGAAATGGCTTAAAGCTTATAAGCCTTATGTACCACAAACAATGCGGTATATTCCGCAGGTGTTTTCGCTAATTTCGCTAGTGGTTTTTGTGCTTTATTATTTTGATATCCTACCTATAATGGTCCTTGTAAGCTGGTTTTTTGTGGGACTGGCTATTTCTGGGGCTTTTATAAAAAAAACCAATAAACTAGCCGAATATACGAGCAAGACCCAGACCACTTTTGATCAGTATTATAAATTGCTGATACAGCTGGAAAACGAGGAATTTACTTCAGCGTTATTACGGGAGAAAATGGCTAATATCGCCCCAGAAAATGGCAAAAAAGCCTCTGAAATCGTTAAAATTCTATCTAAAAGGCTATCTGCATTTGATCAACGCGGCAACTTGCTCGTGGGTACGTTTACCAATGCGTTCATGTTGTCTGATTTGCGCCACGGGTATGCCATTGAACAGTGGATCGCGAATCATGCAGAGCAGATCAGCGACTGGTTTGAGGTCATTGCTTTTTTTGACGCGTACAACAGTTTAGGTAATTTTAGTTTTAACCACACACGCTATACGTTTCCGGAAATTAAAACCGACGCAAAGATTCTGGAATCCACCGCAGCTTCACACCCGCTGCTTGATTCCAAAAAAGCGGTTTCCAATGATTTTAGCATTGATGAGGAGCAGTTTTTTATCATTACCGGGGCAAATATGGCGGGAAAAAGTACTTTTTTACGTACCGTTTCCCTGCAGATCGTAATGGCAAATGTGGGGCTGCCGGTGTGTGCCGCTTCCGCGAGTTACACGCCCATAAAGTTGATCACCAGCATGCGCACCACAGATTCCCTTACAGATGATGCCTCTTATTTCTTTTCGGAATTAAAAAGGTTGCAATTTATTGTCAAGGCCATTCAAACTGACCGGTATTTTATCATTCTCGACGAGATTTTGAAAGGGACAAATAGCACAGATAAAGCCATAGGTTCCCGAAAGTTTATTGATAAATTGGTCGCATCCCATTCCACAGGAATCATCGCCACGCACGATTTGAGCCTTTGCGCTGCCGCAGATGAACTCCCGCCGGTAGAAAACTATTATTTTGATGCAGAAATCAAAAACGACGAACTCTTTTTTGACTACACCTTTAAAAAAGGGATTTGCCAGAACATGAACGCAAGTTTTCTCCTTCGGAAAATGAATATCATAGACGCGTAA
- a CDS encoding metal-dependent hydrolase: protein MDSLTQIVLGAAVGEAVLGKKAGNKAMIYGAIAGTIPDLDTLVGKFLDPLTAIEIHRGVSHSILFSIIMAPALGWLVSKIHKKTAATWQNWSWLFFWSLITHPLLDAHTTWGTQLFWPFDLRLAYQNIFVIDPLYTVPFLIFLILAMRLPKISLKRRKWNRIGLLVSSSYMVLSLVLKGIAFHKFEEALDTQAIDYLEMDTRPAPFNTILWAANIDVGDAYLLADYSFFDSKPISFRRVPKQHQLLGDLANTNTVSRLAKISEGWYAMTKKDRVLYFNDLRFGVYDLTAEQLDFAFSYRLLPDKNGLKIEEKERDPEAMKTVMFSLWERIWGN from the coding sequence ATGGATTCACTCACCCAAATCGTTCTGGGCGCTGCGGTAGGAGAGGCCGTGTTGGGCAAAAAAGCAGGGAACAAAGCCATGATTTACGGTGCCATTGCCGGTACCATTCCTGATCTGGATACCCTTGTAGGCAAATTCCTGGATCCTTTGACCGCGATTGAGATTCACCGTGGGGTGAGCCATTCCATACTTTTTAGTATCATAATGGCGCCTGCTTTAGGTTGGCTGGTCTCTAAAATTCATAAAAAAACAGCGGCTACCTGGCAAAACTGGTCCTGGCTCTTTTTCTGGTCACTCATCACGCATCCTTTACTTGATGCGCATACCACATGGGGCACGCAATTGTTCTGGCCTTTTGACCTTCGGCTGGCCTATCAGAATATTTTTGTTATCGATCCGCTATATACCGTTCCTTTTTTAATATTTCTGATTTTGGCTATGCGATTGCCAAAAATATCTCTTAAACGGAGAAAATGGAACCGCATCGGGTTATTGGTTAGTTCGTCATATATGGTGCTTTCGCTGGTTTTAAAAGGGATTGCCTTTCATAAATTTGAAGAGGCACTTGATACGCAAGCAATAGATTACTTGGAAATGGACACCCGTCCTGCACCTTTTAACACCATTTTGTGGGCGGCAAATATAGATGTGGGTGACGCCTATCTATTGGCCGATTATTCCTTTTTTGATTCTAAACCTATTTCCTTTCGGCGGGTGCCGAAACAGCACCAACTTCTGGGCGATCTTGCCAATACCAATACGGTAAGCCGACTGGCCAAAATTTCTGAAGGCTGGTACGCAATGACTAAAAAAGATAGGGTTTTGTATTTCAACGACCTGCGTTTTGGCGTATATGACCTTACTGCGGAACAACTTGATTTTGCCTTCAGTTACAGGCTCCTTCCAGATAAAAACGGATTAAAAATCGAAGAAAAAGAGCGCGATCCCGAAGCCATGAAAACGGTGATGTTTTCCCTCTGGGAAAGGATTTGGGGCAACTAA
- a CDS encoding GNAT family N-acetyltransferase, protein MKMPPEPSKTRKKFSVHLLAQGDVKVFQELAHEVWPITYKDVLSKDQISYMLEMMYSKEALRQQQQDGCDLYLLQADKHSIGFLSLQHNKDNSGKTKVQKIYVLTEFQGTGAGRFLMNFAIKQAKKQGAAAVFLNVNRYNKALYFYEHFGFKNMFSEDNDIGNGYLMEDYVMEMPITSA, encoded by the coding sequence ATGAAAATGCCTCCTGAACCGTCTAAAACCAGAAAAAAATTTAGCGTGCATCTTTTGGCACAGGGAGATGTGAAAGTATTTCAGGAACTGGCACACGAAGTCTGGCCCATCACGTACAAAGATGTTCTTTCTAAAGATCAGATCAGTTATATGCTTGAGATGATGTACAGCAAGGAAGCACTTAGGCAACAACAACAAGACGGCTGTGACTTATATCTTTTACAGGCAGACAAACATTCCATAGGTTTTCTCTCTTTGCAACACAACAAAGACAACTCAGGGAAAACAAAAGTGCAAAAGATTTATGTACTCACCGAATTTCAGGGTACCGGTGCGGGCAGGTTTTTGATGAATTTTGCCATTAAACAGGCAAAAAAGCAGGGCGCTGCTGCTGTTTTTCTGAATGTAAACCGATATAATAAAGCCCTCTATTTTTACGAACATTTCGGTTTTAAGAACATGTTTAGTGAAGATAATGATATAGGAAACGGGTATCTTATGGAAGATTATGTCATGGAAATGCCAATTACCTCTGCATAA
- a CDS encoding cupin domain-containing protein, translating to MHLKLEDITSKEIMPGYHGKLVHTETMTLAFWDVEKDAEVPEHNHVNEQVMHVVEGEFELTLEGETKTYRAGDIVVIGSYKKHSGKALTPCKLLDVFSPPREEYK from the coding sequence ATGCATTTAAAATTAGAAGATATCACTTCAAAGGAGATTATGCCCGGGTATCACGGCAAACTCGTACATACCGAAACCATGACACTTGCCTTCTGGGATGTAGAGAAGGATGCGGAAGTGCCAGAGCACAACCATGTGAACGAGCAGGTGATGCATGTGGTTGAGGGTGAATTTGAACTTACGTTAGAAGGCGAGACCAAAACGTACCGTGCCGGGGATATCGTGGTCATAGGTTCTTATAAAAAGCATAGTGGAAAAGCACTTACGCCTTGCAAATTGCTTGACGTTTTTAGTCCGCCACGAGAGGAATATAAATAG
- a CDS encoding DUF4230 domain-containing protein, with protein sequence MEYLFIGLAAGSIIAYFVFARFNKTKRQEHASSQSTVLMEKIRSVCKFITVEGDFSEIYHYKNVQDKWMNLFLGSKKALVLIEAKAYVGFDLTKIKMHPDVENRTITLTNFPQPELLSIETDFKYYDKQEGWANPFTSTDLTEINREAKQYIVDKIPQSGLYAEASKQALSTISLMKNLVETIGWKLDYTALLQLEEGTKKIENENAS encoded by the coding sequence ATGGAATATTTATTTATAGGCCTCGCTGCAGGCAGTATTATCGCCTATTTTGTCTTTGCCCGTTTCAATAAAACGAAGCGCCAGGAGCACGCCAGTTCCCAATCTACGGTACTGATGGAGAAAATTCGTTCGGTTTGTAAATTTATTACGGTGGAAGGCGATTTTTCTGAAATCTACCATTATAAAAACGTACAGGATAAGTGGATGAACCTATTTTTAGGAAGCAAAAAAGCTTTGGTCCTTATTGAGGCTAAAGCCTATGTAGGTTTTGACCTTACCAAAATAAAGATGCACCCAGACGTTGAAAACCGTACGATCACGTTGACTAATTTTCCGCAGCCAGAATTGCTGAGTATCGAAACCGATTTTAAATATTACGATAAGCAGGAAGGCTGGGCAAACCCGTTCACCTCTACAGATCTTACCGAAATAAACCGGGAGGCCAAGCAATATATTGTTGATAAAATTCCGCAAAGTGGATTGTATGCAGAAGCTTCAAAACAAGCCCTGAGTACAATAAGCCTTATGAAAAACCTGGTAGAAACCATAGGTTGGAAACTTGATTATACCGCTCTGCTCCAACTGGAAGAAGGAACCAAAAAAATAGAGAATGAAAATGCCTCCTGA
- a CDS encoding addiction module protein, producing the protein MSNSQRILLVQEIWDSLSEEAIDLSDPIKNELDHRLDMHNNKKMEYLSLDQVREELAKTR; encoded by the coding sequence ATGAGCAACTCCCAAAGAATTCTTCTTGTTCAAGAAATTTGGGATTCTCTTTCTGAGGAAGCCATAGACCTCTCTGACCCCATTAAAAATGAATTGGATCATAGATTGGATATGCATAACAATAAAAAAATGGAATATCTATCACTTGACCAGGTAAGGGAAGAACTCGCTAAAACGAGATGA
- a CDS encoding DUF885 domain-containing protein — MKKQSFFLLFSLISMFSFGQSQDISLDSIIATYENHKEYDWKEYPLGRHDEALAMERADFSKALLARLDSVSVAGLNTSESTSYKLLRFVLQDEIDAYTYKMYLNPIQADQGFHLNLNYRIRPINSLEQAKDYLKTLKAIPYFTHSNFKLIRKGLKERIMQPKIIFNCYESTYTIHIVENPADSPFYAPFLNLPSTIAQSRKDSLMQAAKQVIQDSVVPSFKEIKTFFEDEYIPKTREKIGVSEQPGGADFYQNRINFYTTSTEYTAKSIHELGLREVARIKEKMENIIKNVGFEGDFAAFLEFLRTDKQFYEKTGDGLLMHARDIAKRIDNELPAFFKKLPRQPYGVIPVPDAIAPKYTGGRYSGSSINGTQAGHYLVNTYKLDSRTLYTLPALTAHEAVPGHHLQTALNQELSDSIPQFRKDLYLSAYGEGWGLYSEYLAAEMGIYRTPYEEFGQLTYEMWRACRLVVDTGIHAMGWSRDEVVDFMSKNTALSLHEINTETDRYIGWPGQALSYKIGELKIRELRKKAENELGEAFNIRDFHSVILDQGTVTLPILDAQVEQYILDAKAK; from the coding sequence ATGAAAAAACAGTCCTTTTTTCTCCTTTTCAGCCTGATTTCCATGTTTTCTTTTGGGCAATCCCAGGATATTTCTTTAGACAGTATTATCGCCACGTATGAGAACCACAAAGAGTATGACTGGAAAGAATATCCCCTGGGGAGACATGATGAAGCGCTCGCCATGGAGCGTGCAGATTTTTCAAAAGCATTACTGGCCAGGCTGGATAGCGTTTCCGTAGCGGGTTTGAACACTTCAGAATCGACTTCTTATAAACTATTGCGCTTTGTATTGCAGGATGAAATTGACGCGTATACCTATAAAATGTACCTCAATCCCATACAGGCCGATCAGGGTTTTCACCTGAACCTCAATTACAGGATTCGTCCCATAAATAGCTTGGAGCAGGCTAAAGATTATTTAAAAACATTAAAGGCGATCCCTTATTTTACGCACAGTAATTTTAAATTGATACGCAAAGGCCTTAAGGAAAGGATAATGCAGCCCAAAATAATCTTTAATTGTTATGAATCTACTTACACGATCCACATCGTGGAAAATCCGGCCGATAGCCCTTTTTATGCGCCATTTTTAAATCTGCCTTCCACCATTGCGCAGTCGCGGAAAGACTCTTTAATGCAAGCTGCAAAACAGGTAATTCAAGACAGCGTGGTGCCTAGTTTTAAGGAAATAAAAACTTTCTTTGAAGATGAATACATCCCAAAAACACGCGAAAAAATAGGGGTTTCTGAACAGCCCGGAGGTGCCGACTTTTATCAAAACCGAATTAATTTCTATACAACTTCTACAGAATATACGGCAAAATCCATCCATGAACTCGGCCTTCGTGAAGTAGCGCGCATCAAGGAAAAAATGGAAAATATCATTAAAAATGTCGGTTTTGAAGGGGATTTTGCCGCTTTTTTAGAGTTTTTGCGCACGGATAAACAGTTTTATGAAAAAACAGGAGATGGTCTATTGATGCATGCGCGAGATATTGCCAAGCGCATAGATAATGAACTCCCTGCATTTTTCAAGAAATTACCGCGCCAGCCGTATGGTGTGATTCCCGTTCCTGACGCTATTGCGCCAAAATATACGGGCGGTCGTTACTCGGGAAGTTCAATAAATGGTACGCAGGCCGGGCATTACCTGGTAAACACTTATAAACTGGATAGCCGTACGTTGTATACGTTGCCTGCGCTGACCGCTCATGAGGCCGTTCCTGGTCATCATTTACAAACGGCGCTCAATCAGGAATTAAGCGATAGTATACCGCAGTTTAGAAAAGATTTGTATCTCTCGGCCTACGGCGAAGGTTGGGGACTTTATAGCGAATATCTTGCTGCGGAAATGGGCATTTACCGAACGCCGTATGAAGAATTTGGCCAACTTACCTATGAAATGTGGCGTGCCTGCCGACTCGTAGTGGATACCGGAATACACGCCATGGGCTGGTCGCGGGATGAAGTTGTGGATTTTATGTCAAAAAACACGGCGCTTTCCCTACACGAAATCAATACGGAAACCGATCGGTATATCGGTTGGCCAGGGCAGGCACTGAGCTATAAAATAGGGGAGCTCAAAATCCGTGAACTGCGCAAAAAAGCGGAAAATGAGTTGGGCGAAGCGTTCAATATCCGTGATTTTCATAGTGTGATCTTAGACCAGGGTACGGTAACTTTGCCAATTCTTGATGCGCAGGTAGAGCAGTATATTCTTGATGCTAAAGCGAAATAA
- the hemW gene encoding radical SAM family heme chaperone HemW translates to MKQEENLLSVIQNPPLGSGGIYIHIPFCKQACHYCDFHFSTSLKKKTELVNALCREMTLRKEEVTGPLETIYFGGGTPSLLEEEDLEKIFSAIYSTFEIAENPEITLEANPDDLTREKLEIFSRSKINRLSIGVQSFFDEDLKLMNRAHNSEEAWGCLELAKEYFENISIDLIYGIPGMSNTRWEENLNKALALDIPHISSYALTVEPNTALKKFIDKGLVKPVDDAISEAHFEILQQKMEAAGFENYEFSNYGKAGYFSRNNTAYWTGKSYLGIGPSAHSYDGKRRSWNINNNTLYIKAIEKGELPLERETLSVTDKYNEYVMTGLRTVCGISLEKITNEFGLKFREYVLKQAKKHIQEDLLYQDQDRLLVTQKGKFLSDGIASDLFLLNQEDV, encoded by the coding sequence TTGAAACAAGAGGAAAATCTTTTAAGCGTTATTCAAAATCCCCCTTTGGGGTCTGGGGGAATATACATCCACATTCCATTTTGCAAGCAGGCCTGCCATTATTGTGACTTTCACTTTTCGACTTCCTTAAAAAAGAAAACAGAACTGGTTAATGCGCTTTGCAGGGAAATGACGCTTCGGAAAGAGGAGGTCACTGGTCCATTGGAAACCATATATTTTGGCGGTGGGACACCGAGTTTACTGGAGGAAGAGGATTTAGAAAAGATATTTAGCGCTATTTATTCCACTTTTGAAATCGCTGAAAATCCTGAAATCACACTGGAAGCAAATCCAGACGATCTTACCCGGGAAAAGCTGGAAATCTTCTCCCGCTCTAAAATCAACAGGCTCAGCATAGGCGTGCAGTCCTTTTTTGATGAAGATTTAAAACTGATGAACCGTGCCCACAATTCCGAAGAAGCCTGGGGTTGTCTGGAACTGGCAAAAGAATATTTTGAGAATATTTCCATAGATCTTATCTACGGAATTCCCGGGATGAGCAATACGCGCTGGGAAGAAAACCTAAATAAAGCGCTGGCACTCGATATTCCACATATTTCAAGTTACGCGCTTACTGTAGAGCCAAATACCGCACTCAAAAAATTTATTGATAAAGGCCTTGTCAAACCTGTTGATGACGCCATTTCGGAAGCCCATTTCGAGATTTTGCAGCAAAAAATGGAAGCCGCAGGTTTTGAGAACTACGAGTTTTCAAATTATGGAAAAGCGGGTTACTTTTCCAGGAATAATACCGCATACTGGACGGGAAAAAGCTATCTGGGCATAGGGCCATCAGCGCATAGTTACGACGGGAAGCGCCGCAGCTGGAATATCAATAACAATACACTTTATATAAAAGCAATTGAAAAGGGCGAACTCCCATTAGAGCGGGAAACGCTGTCTGTGACTGATAAATACAACGAGTATGTCATGACCGGGCTGCGCACCGTTTGTGGGATTTCCCTGGAGAAGATCACTAATGAATTTGGTTTAAAGTTTAGGGAATATGTGCTTAAACAGGCTAAAAAACACATTCAGGAAGACCTGCTTTATCAGGATCAGGACCGACTTCTAGTAACTCAAAAAGGCAAATTCCTGAGTGATGGGATTGCCAGCGATTTGTTCCTGCTTAATCAGGAAGATGTTTAG